From the Musa acuminata AAA Group cultivar baxijiao chromosome BXJ1-2, Cavendish_Baxijiao_AAA, whole genome shotgun sequence genome, one window contains:
- the LOC135597029 gene encoding probable serine/threonine-protein kinase At1g54610 isoform X1 gives MGCILAKEASPSPNRSSLGQRRREKVGTAAPVGSGSKSQASLSRIETAVDAAPTNTTATVAEVTDRQEDAKRPEGQPPGRRRRQRLEPRLSKPPGHVHGEQVAAGWPSWLSNVAGEAINGWTPRRADTFEKIDKIGQGTYSNVYKARDMLTGKIVALKKVRFDNMEPESVKFMAREILILRRLDHPNVVKLEGLVTSRMSCSLYLVFEYMEHDLAGLAASPTIKFTEPQVKCYMRQLLLGLEHCHNNGVLHRDIKGSNLLIDNEGLLKIADFGLATTFDPDHKQPMTSRVVTLWYRAPELLLGATDYGVGIDLWSAGCILAELLARKPIMPGRTEVEQLHKIFKLCGSPSEDYWKKSKLPHATIFKPQQPYKCCIKDTFKDFPPSSMPLVETLLAIDSAERLTATDALISEFFNTPPYACEPSSLPKYPPSKEMDAKLRDEETRRLKNGGGKANVNGTKKTRARDRTTRAVPAPEANAELQVNIDQRRRLITHANAKSKSEKFPPPHQDGSLGYPLESSHYMDPAFDPPEASFSTVFPYQKGGITAWSGPLINSAAAGHPRRKKKSSGNSQMPTNLKQLAGANATKEAQKDKDITQFR, from the exons ATGGGCTGTATCCTCGCCAAAGAGGCCTCCCCCTCGCCCAACCGCTCCTCCCTCGGCCAGCGGCGGCGGGAGAAGGTGGGCACTGCCGCTCCCGTTGGATCCGGTAGCAAGTCCCAGGCCTCCCTCTCCAGGATAGAGACCGCCGTCGATGCCGCCCCGACCAACACCACCGCCACCGTCGCAGAGGTTACCGATCGACAGGAGGACGCGAAACGGCCGGAGGGACAACCTCCGGGGCGGCGCAGGCGGCAGAGGCTCGAGCCCAGGCTTAGCAAACCTCCTGGCCACGTCCACGGCGAGCAGGTGGCCGCAGGGTGGCCCTCCTGGCTCTCCAATGTTGCCGGGGAGGCCATCAATGGATGGACGCCCCGCCGTGCTGACACCTTTGAGAAGATCGACAAG ATCGGTCAAGGGACCTACAGTAATGTTTACAAGGCTAGGGACATGTTGACGGGCAAAATCGTGGCTTTGAAGAAGgtcagatttgataatatggagccAGAGAGTGTGAAATTTATGGCAAGAGAGATCCTTATTCTACGGCGGTTGGATCACCCCAATGTGGTGAAACTGGAAGGTTTAGTGACATCCAGAATGTCTTGTAGCTTATATTTAGTGTTCGAGTATATGGAGCATGACCTTGCTGGTCTTGCTGCGAGTCCCACGATCAAGTTTACCGAGCCTCAG GTGAAGTGTTATATGCGGCAgttattgttaggattggagcactGTCACAATAATGGTGTGCTACATCGAGACATTAAGGGTTCTAATCTCCTAATTGATAATGAGGGGTTACTTAAGATTGCGGACTTTGGCTTGGCTACAACTTTTGATCCTGACCACAAGCAACCGATGACTAGCCGGGTGGTTACTCTTTGGTACCGAGCACCAGAGCTTCTCTTGGGAGCCACTGACTATGGTGTGGGTATAGATCTTTGGAGTGCAGGCTGCATTTTAGCAGAGTTGTTGGCCAGAAAGCCTATTATGCCTGGGAGGACCGAG GTTGAGCAGCTGCATAAGATTTTCAAGCTTTGTGGCTCCCCTTCAGAGGATTACTGGAAGAAGTCAAAGTTGCCACATGCCACAATTTTTAAACCCCAGCAACCATACAAATGTTGCATAAAGGATACATTTAAGGATTTTCCACCATCATCAATGCCATTAGTTGAAACTCTTCTGGCAATTGATTCGGCTGAACGTTTAACTGCCACTGACGCACTAATAAGTGAA TTCTTTAATACTCCACCATATGCATGTGAGCCATCAAGCCTGCCAAAGTATCCTCCAAGCAAGGAGATGGATGCTAAACTGCGGGATGAAGAAACGAGAAG GTTGAAAAATGGTGGTGGGAAAGCCAATGTCAATGGAACAAAGAAGACACGTGCACGTGATCGAACTACAAGGGCAGTTCCTGCCCCAGAGGCTAATGCTGAACTCCAAGTCAACATTGAT CAGAGGAGACGGCTGATCACGCATGCTAACGCAAAGAGTAAGAGTGAAAAGTTCCCACCACCACACCAGGATGGATCGCTTGGCTACCCATTAGAGTCCTCACATTATATGGATCCTGCATTTGATCCCCCAGAAGCTTCATTCAGCACTGTGTTTCCCTACCAGAAAGGGGGAATAACAGCATGGTCTGGACCACTGATCAATTCTGCTGCTGCGGGACacccaagaagaaagaaaaaatcttcaGGCAATTCTCAGATGCCCACTAACTTAAAACAGCTTGCTGGTGCcaatgctaccaaggaagctcagAAGGACAAGGACATTACTCAATTCAGATGA
- the LOC135597029 gene encoding probable serine/threonine-protein kinase At1g54610 isoform X2: MGCILAKEASPSPNRSSLGQRRREKVGTAAPVGSGSKSQASLSRIETAVDAAPTNTTATVAEVTDRQEDAKRPEGQPPGRRRRQRLEPRLSKPPGHVHGEQVAAGWPSWLSNVAGEAINGWTPRRADTFEKIDKIGQGTYSNVYKARDMLTGKIVALKKVRFDNMEPESVKFMAREILILRRLDHPNVVKLEGLVTSRMSCSLYLVFEYMEHDLAGLAASPTIKFTEPQVKCYMRQLLLGLEHCHNNGVLHRDIKGSNLLIDNEGLLKIADFGLATTFDPDHKQPMTSRVVTLWYRAPELLLGATDYGVGIDLWSAGCILAELLARKPIMPGRTEVEQLHKIFKLCGSPSEDYWKKSKLPHATIFKPQQPYKCCIKDTFKDFPPSSMPLVETLLAIDSAERLTATDALISEFFNTPPYACEPSSLPKYPPSKEMDAKLRDEETRRLKNGGGKANVNGTKKTRARDRTTRAVPAPEANAELQVNIDRRRLITHANAKSKSEKFPPPHQDGSLGYPLESSHYMDPAFDPPEASFSTVFPYQKGGITAWSGPLINSAAAGHPRRKKKSSGNSQMPTNLKQLAGANATKEAQKDKDITQFR; the protein is encoded by the exons ATGGGCTGTATCCTCGCCAAAGAGGCCTCCCCCTCGCCCAACCGCTCCTCCCTCGGCCAGCGGCGGCGGGAGAAGGTGGGCACTGCCGCTCCCGTTGGATCCGGTAGCAAGTCCCAGGCCTCCCTCTCCAGGATAGAGACCGCCGTCGATGCCGCCCCGACCAACACCACCGCCACCGTCGCAGAGGTTACCGATCGACAGGAGGACGCGAAACGGCCGGAGGGACAACCTCCGGGGCGGCGCAGGCGGCAGAGGCTCGAGCCCAGGCTTAGCAAACCTCCTGGCCACGTCCACGGCGAGCAGGTGGCCGCAGGGTGGCCCTCCTGGCTCTCCAATGTTGCCGGGGAGGCCATCAATGGATGGACGCCCCGCCGTGCTGACACCTTTGAGAAGATCGACAAG ATCGGTCAAGGGACCTACAGTAATGTTTACAAGGCTAGGGACATGTTGACGGGCAAAATCGTGGCTTTGAAGAAGgtcagatttgataatatggagccAGAGAGTGTGAAATTTATGGCAAGAGAGATCCTTATTCTACGGCGGTTGGATCACCCCAATGTGGTGAAACTGGAAGGTTTAGTGACATCCAGAATGTCTTGTAGCTTATATTTAGTGTTCGAGTATATGGAGCATGACCTTGCTGGTCTTGCTGCGAGTCCCACGATCAAGTTTACCGAGCCTCAG GTGAAGTGTTATATGCGGCAgttattgttaggattggagcactGTCACAATAATGGTGTGCTACATCGAGACATTAAGGGTTCTAATCTCCTAATTGATAATGAGGGGTTACTTAAGATTGCGGACTTTGGCTTGGCTACAACTTTTGATCCTGACCACAAGCAACCGATGACTAGCCGGGTGGTTACTCTTTGGTACCGAGCACCAGAGCTTCTCTTGGGAGCCACTGACTATGGTGTGGGTATAGATCTTTGGAGTGCAGGCTGCATTTTAGCAGAGTTGTTGGCCAGAAAGCCTATTATGCCTGGGAGGACCGAG GTTGAGCAGCTGCATAAGATTTTCAAGCTTTGTGGCTCCCCTTCAGAGGATTACTGGAAGAAGTCAAAGTTGCCACATGCCACAATTTTTAAACCCCAGCAACCATACAAATGTTGCATAAAGGATACATTTAAGGATTTTCCACCATCATCAATGCCATTAGTTGAAACTCTTCTGGCAATTGATTCGGCTGAACGTTTAACTGCCACTGACGCACTAATAAGTGAA TTCTTTAATACTCCACCATATGCATGTGAGCCATCAAGCCTGCCAAAGTATCCTCCAAGCAAGGAGATGGATGCTAAACTGCGGGATGAAGAAACGAGAAG GTTGAAAAATGGTGGTGGGAAAGCCAATGTCAATGGAACAAAGAAGACACGTGCACGTGATCGAACTACAAGGGCAGTTCCTGCCCCAGAGGCTAATGCTGAACTCCAAGTCAACATTGAT AGGAGACGGCTGATCACGCATGCTAACGCAAAGAGTAAGAGTGAAAAGTTCCCACCACCACACCAGGATGGATCGCTTGGCTACCCATTAGAGTCCTCACATTATATGGATCCTGCATTTGATCCCCCAGAAGCTTCATTCAGCACTGTGTTTCCCTACCAGAAAGGGGGAATAACAGCATGGTCTGGACCACTGATCAATTCTGCTGCTGCGGGACacccaagaagaaagaaaaaatcttcaGGCAATTCTCAGATGCCCACTAACTTAAAACAGCTTGCTGGTGCcaatgctaccaaggaagctcagAAGGACAAGGACATTACTCAATTCAGATGA
- the LOC135597029 gene encoding probable serine/threonine-protein kinase At1g54610 isoform X3 has translation MGCILAKEASPSPNRSSLGQRRREKVGTAAPVGSGSKSQASLSRIETAVDAAPTNTTATVAEVTDRQEDAKRPEGQPPGRRRRQRLEPRLSKPPGHVHGEQVAAGWPSWLSNVAGEAINGWTPRRADTFEKIDKIGQGTYSNVYKARDMLTGKIVALKKVRFDNMEPESVKFMAREILILRRLDHPNVVKLEGLVTSRMSCSLYLVFEYMEHDLAGLAASPTIKFTEPQVKCYMRQLLLGLEHCHNNGVLHRDIKGSNLLIDNEGLLKIADFGLATTFDPDHKQPMTSRVVTLWYRAPELLLGATDYGVGIDLWSAGCILAELLARKPIMPGRTEVEQLHKIFKLCGSPSEDYWKKSKLPHATIFKPQQPYKCCIKDTFKDFPPSSMPLVETLLAIDSAERLTATDALISEFFNTPPYACEPSSLPKYPPSKEMDAKLRDEETRRLKNGGGKANVNGTKKTRARDRTTRAVPAPEANAELQVNIDNIITYGLEILFPLSRTIYFTDSNGLTNVQDLNN, from the exons ATGGGCTGTATCCTCGCCAAAGAGGCCTCCCCCTCGCCCAACCGCTCCTCCCTCGGCCAGCGGCGGCGGGAGAAGGTGGGCACTGCCGCTCCCGTTGGATCCGGTAGCAAGTCCCAGGCCTCCCTCTCCAGGATAGAGACCGCCGTCGATGCCGCCCCGACCAACACCACCGCCACCGTCGCAGAGGTTACCGATCGACAGGAGGACGCGAAACGGCCGGAGGGACAACCTCCGGGGCGGCGCAGGCGGCAGAGGCTCGAGCCCAGGCTTAGCAAACCTCCTGGCCACGTCCACGGCGAGCAGGTGGCCGCAGGGTGGCCCTCCTGGCTCTCCAATGTTGCCGGGGAGGCCATCAATGGATGGACGCCCCGCCGTGCTGACACCTTTGAGAAGATCGACAAG ATCGGTCAAGGGACCTACAGTAATGTTTACAAGGCTAGGGACATGTTGACGGGCAAAATCGTGGCTTTGAAGAAGgtcagatttgataatatggagccAGAGAGTGTGAAATTTATGGCAAGAGAGATCCTTATTCTACGGCGGTTGGATCACCCCAATGTGGTGAAACTGGAAGGTTTAGTGACATCCAGAATGTCTTGTAGCTTATATTTAGTGTTCGAGTATATGGAGCATGACCTTGCTGGTCTTGCTGCGAGTCCCACGATCAAGTTTACCGAGCCTCAG GTGAAGTGTTATATGCGGCAgttattgttaggattggagcactGTCACAATAATGGTGTGCTACATCGAGACATTAAGGGTTCTAATCTCCTAATTGATAATGAGGGGTTACTTAAGATTGCGGACTTTGGCTTGGCTACAACTTTTGATCCTGACCACAAGCAACCGATGACTAGCCGGGTGGTTACTCTTTGGTACCGAGCACCAGAGCTTCTCTTGGGAGCCACTGACTATGGTGTGGGTATAGATCTTTGGAGTGCAGGCTGCATTTTAGCAGAGTTGTTGGCCAGAAAGCCTATTATGCCTGGGAGGACCGAG GTTGAGCAGCTGCATAAGATTTTCAAGCTTTGTGGCTCCCCTTCAGAGGATTACTGGAAGAAGTCAAAGTTGCCACATGCCACAATTTTTAAACCCCAGCAACCATACAAATGTTGCATAAAGGATACATTTAAGGATTTTCCACCATCATCAATGCCATTAGTTGAAACTCTTCTGGCAATTGATTCGGCTGAACGTTTAACTGCCACTGACGCACTAATAAGTGAA TTCTTTAATACTCCACCATATGCATGTGAGCCATCAAGCCTGCCAAAGTATCCTCCAAGCAAGGAGATGGATGCTAAACTGCGGGATGAAGAAACGAGAAG GTTGAAAAATGGTGGTGGGAAAGCCAATGTCAATGGAACAAAGAAGACACGTGCACGTGATCGAACTACAAGGGCAGTTCCTGCCCCAGAGGCTAATGCTGAACTCCAAGTCAACATTGAT AATATCATTACATATGGTCTGGAAATCCTTTTTCCATTATCGAGGACCATCTATTTTACTGATAGCAATGGACTCACTAACGTCCAGGATTTAAACAACTAG